The nucleotide window agtcaatgtagtctCTACTTGGGAGTTTGGGGGCATTGGGTGGGGATCTACCTTCCTCATGATCGCTCTTCGGCATCAAATTGAACAGTCATCTGCAGACATATACCTCCACAAAAGTGATCACAGGTTCTAGTATAGTTTGTTTTCTTTGGGGTTCTTGATGTCAGGCTTCACATGAATTAGCATACAGAGGTGGAATTTTCCATATGATGCTTGGTTAGGGCATCTATATTTTGTGTAACTTGCTTATGTTTTCAGACTGAGGGGATAGATTCTGTAATTTGTCACTAGCTTCTGTCACACTAGTATGTGCTGGCCAAACACATAGTTGTTGTTGCCAACATGAATGGGATATGTACTGACCTGGACATTCTCTGTGCATATGTGTCTAGTGTTACATTGTAACATTGTTGTGATGTACAgtgagtattggtctatgtgtgtttctTCACCCACATTAATAGCATATCTGGTGTGGGTCTACTCCTATATTGCTGGCATTCTTACTACTACTTACCCTTAGTACCCATTTTTGACAGCAACATTGTCCCTTTAGAAATGCACAGGGTGCTAAGTCAGACGTGTGTACTTTGTGGATAGACACATCTACTTCTACAGGCTAAgtgatagtatccctcccatttccaggctttgctcgATCACATAGTTGCAACCCACACAtcacagtacaccagccacagcacttgtgtagtgtcagaGTGACCTCCACATCCTGGATCTCCAAGTAtctaagggagtctctcagctgttcttccacatcatTTAGTGTACAtaggcatgcactcacatctgcattccacaacctatgcaaCTTTCGCCATGAGTGTATTTTGTTAGTGTGTTGACTCATCTCAGCTATGATGGAGGAAATGCCACATGCAAactttctgtctccttcttcacacaTACAAATGTGTggagggtctgtgacatgtttggacattgctagacttacatgcagcTTCAAAACAGGATTGGCTGTGGAAGACCTAGACACGTATTGTgggccctgtatgtcactctctcttggtcaGACTTGTGAGTGTCATTAAGAGGTATGTTTACAGATGTCACAGGTGAGTGTCATACAGACTTTGCTTGGTAACCTTGCAGACACAATCcagccattgtaggtaattgctgcCCTTTGGTACCTGGGCTATGCACCGGTACAGCAGACTGCACATCTATTTCCAGATTTGCTGAAGGCATATGTATGTCAATGTAAATTGTAAGTGCTACAGACTTtgctacattccacccacacattcatgtggtagtgcatgCTCCCACTTTGTTAATCAATCATGGCTATGGGGCATACGTGAGAAAAGTGGAGCTGTACCCATTGCTGTCCCACTTGTCTTGCAGCCCTCAGTGCGCTCaactgccatcatgtgtgtgccgtatttcagAAAAAACACACCATGCtgtagggttggggccaatagcgcTCAAGGTATTTCAAGCTATTGATATACTGGCTAGGCTTAGGGCCAAacttttggccctaaccctgaccactacatagtggcccattgatgccaatggtgtgccaccttttcacacctgctcagtgcaggcgttacaaGTTCCCACAAGAGATATGATGCAGTTTAGTCTATTACTTTAAACTATCCCATTTTGGCACCCCACCTATCGTGTGtatgtccccttgcatacattttgcccagCACAGGCATGATGCGGCGCAAGGAGTagaaagtggtgcgatgcatgcattgcgccattttgtatttCTAGTGTGTGGATATAAGCATTGGAGGGCCACACGAGAATTAGAAATGTGATGCTGATATTGTGCATAGATTTGCTTGACCCTCATAAATctcaacctatgttccaacatttTTCACAACTGTTGTGGTGTTCTCATGTTGTCTGAGATATGGGCAATTTACAAAGGGAatgtgatggtgataatgagtACGCCACAGACACTCTGGTTTAAAGTGGTTTaaatttaatggtgatatttagaTGGTGAATCTTGTTGTACAGTGTCTACATGAAGAcgttcagtacaatttgttgtctcctgcataatctggcagcagtgttttgttgttccccctcctcctgtAGTGCATCATTGTCGTCATCCTCCACGCTGgtgacatctaccagttcatcccaggggacactggtgccTATACAAATGTCATGtaatatggcacacacaaggatGATCTTGCAGACAAGGAGTGGTAAatataacaggcttcctcctgtcacagccaggcacctgaaccttgattttaggagtccaaatgtcctctccaccacattcattGTCTTTCTGTGGCCTTCGTTGTACGCCTGCTCTGCCTCCGTAGTTGGGTTGCCAcaaggggtcatgacccatggctcaatgctgtaaccttggtccgctgcaaGAGAATGTGAAAACatgtgtcagtcatgcatatttgttatttaCTATGTGTCAAGGCACATATTAGTTTTAAGTTAAGTGGTGATTCAGACTTCCATCTGGTATTTTGTGTGTTTCTGTTTGGATGAATGGTTGCATTGATGTGTGGTGGTGCATGTTCTTACCATGgattgtgcctcagggacctggagaTTATCAATTAAATTCTGGGCTGATAGTCCCACCGTGccaaatatgtgtggtgttgtccatatttgaggctgtgtccaaaTGTTAGTGGGAcccaccacctccttgcaccacaataataTAATTCAGATTGACgctatggtagccctacaaggaCAAACTCTGCACGCCATGtctccatgtggcactacgcatgcagtggtACACTTGCATCATTTTTAGCAGATACTTttcacacctgcacagagcaggcgttagaagggagcacaccattgatttaatgggcccctatgaacAGGGAAGGTTTTGGTCAGAAATGTTGTAACTACTGCTACAGAGTCCttcaatggcatccattatcttgacactgtATTGTATACAGCTCCCACTTGGCGGATGTAGGGGGCCACAAGTACAGTGCTGCTTTTATAGATGCTGGATCACTTTCCTGGCCCTTAGTCcattcactttagacctgcagaagagtgatgtcctGGGAAttttacctattttgtgtgttgcgtGTCATGAAAcaggtgctgggccctgtgtgttgcaCGTGGATCCTACCCCTTTGCTCTtagaatacctcccttgcacaaggtTGTTGTTGCCAATAGCTGGCTGGCAtacgtatgtgcatgaggttcatatgcacagtgtggcacagttatATGGTATGTTTTGTAATGTATGCAggagttttcagacacctgtgtgacagaATAGGGCATGATGTGGTTTTCTGCAGTGCCCTGCAACATGGGAACATATCTGCTTAGTTCCttgtctcctcattcacatgcatttCTGGCCTCCAATACATTACCAGTAGTccagctgccacagtccactgttgtTATCCTTGTGTCATGGTAGGGAGATGTGGGATTACTGTGTATGATTTTTGGTGTGCtttgaggtgtccattcctacacatgatcttgCATAGCTGGTGATgtggtatttctatgtgtgctgcactatacacCAGACAAGGGAAAGGTGAACACAATGGATATGTCTGGTATGTTTTGTTGATATGTAGATGATGATGGCAACACTCGGATAGCATTTGATATTAGTGCTGCCTGAGGTTTCTACACCATGATAAATGTGGTATATGTGAATTGTTTtatgttggcattgccaatgcaatTCACACACAGCTATTCCTTGGTAATTGTTATGTGTGAGGGATATGTATTttattgtcaacctgtggacactagtAGAAGTTTGTGCCCAACTTTTGTATGTAAGGAGACATAGCTCCACCAGTCATTTACATAGTGTGTCCGTCAGGTGGTGCCAGGAATTTgtacatgtgggtgcatgtgtgtgcaatgtgcattgaatgcggtgtagtgtggcatgtgacatATCTGTTGTTGTTTGAAAATCTGTGTATccctgtttagtgtggtgtatgttttgtttgtccCACAAgtgtggtgtgttgtctgtgtaatgattagtatagtggcttacctatgagtagcccattgccatattgaccATCCTGGAACTGCAAGTTGATGGtagagtgccggaatatgtaggcatcatggacgctgcctagATATTTAGCTAGGATGTTAGTGAAaatcccacagtggtccacaatggcctgcagattgatggagtgggtatgtttgtggttcctgtagaggtgtttggtAGCAAGAGGAAGCACAATGTGGACAacggtgcagtccattgcacccagcacatgcgggaacccagctatttggtagaaaccttgcttggtctcctgctgcagttgctgggtgttggggaaccggatgtcatggggtgtgaggtggatgatggcatccaggaccttcAGAAGGAAAGCAGAGAAGGTTGGCtgggagatcccacccacttgtgctgcagtagTCTGGAAAGATCCGGTTGTCAGCATATGGAGgctagccaggagtttggtcatgggtggaattgttgtttgactttccactcttgcagtgatgtctggcgctatcttttgcagcaggcatacaatagaTTCTCGCttcagatggtagagtctgatcacctcttcttcccttaAGGCACGGATGGTTGTGCGCTGGCAAAATATCCTCTCCCacattctgtgctgcctttgtggctgctgtggtggtgattggggttgctgcagtggtgctggtagcacttGTCATTGCTGTCATCttcggcatgtgccaagctggagcagtaacaggttcatgttgtccagttgcttgccaaaGGTCCTTCTGTTTGTTTCCCTTATggagtagtgtgtgggcctcatttcaaggcctggtctgaccaggtgttcaaattttgacgctaatcgaacttagcatcatttctttgatTGGGTCCTTTGTGTGCGTATTTTTGCATCaggttgtaaatatggcactagtgggctagcgtaattttttgggagggaatgcctaccttgcatatcattgttgttaaaCGATGCAAGGTTGGCACTCCCAAAAACTGACGCAAAGTCTAGAATATTATCGCTAGGATGTCtagcaacaaaatatatatatatggcactaggttagcgctgcttttgcatcacaaataaTGGCGCAAAGGCGACTCTAACTTTTCCGAAAAATGGGCCTAAGTTTCTGTCCCCTTTATATATCACTAAATGTATGATGTGTATGTTCTGGGTAAGCGAACCCCAATCTGATTCTCCCTCTCTAATTAGTGACAAAACACTAGTAACTTTCAACACTTTTTTCTTAAATGGATTTCATCACATTTAATTCTCAATGTCATCAATGTTAGTGACTCAAATAGCAGTTTGCATCCATACCAATTcaagacacccatgcacccatcaACAACTGAATATAGTGATTGCCCACAACATATGAACTGGATTTGGTGTAGGATCAGGCTTGCATAGAAGCCAGCATCTGCTGTTTTCTGGAGTTAATGAATATTACAGAATATGCATTGATGATGGACGCAATGGTATGTTTGTGGCCAACAACAACACTTGCAGTACAT belongs to Pleurodeles waltl isolate 20211129_DDA chromosome 9, aPleWal1.hap1.20221129, whole genome shotgun sequence and includes:
- the LOC138259615 gene encoding putative nuclease HARBI1, whose protein sequence is MWERIFCQRTTIRALREEEVIRLYHLKRESIVCLLQKIAPDITARVESQTTIPPMTKLLASLHMLTTGSFQTTAAQVGGISQPTFSAFLLKVLDAIIHLTPHDIRFPNTQQLQQETKQGFYQIAGFPHVLGAMDCTVVHIVLPLATKHLYRNHKHTHSINLQAIVDHCGIFTNILAKYLGSVHDAYIFRHSTINLQFQDGQYGNGLLIADQGYSIEPWVMTPCGNPTTEAEQAYNEGHRKTMNVVERTFGLLKSRFRCLAVTGGSLLYLPLLVCKIILVCAILHDICIGTSVPWDELVDVTSVEDDDNDALQEEGEQQNTAARLCRRQQIVLNVFM